A DNA window from Sylvia atricapilla isolate bSylAtr1 chromosome 6, bSylAtr1.pri, whole genome shotgun sequence contains the following coding sequences:
- the PTH gene encoding parathyroid hormone: MTSIRNLARAAIILCAMCFFTTSDGRPMVRRSVSEMQLMHNLGEHRHAVERQDWLQMKLQDVHSALEGAQRPRSKDDVMLGRRLLPEHLRAAVQKKSVDLDKAYMDVLFKTKP, from the exons ATGACTTCTATAAGAAACCTGGCCCGTGCTGCAATCATTTTATGTGCCATGTGCTTTTTTACAACCTCTGATGGAAGGCCAATGGT GAGGCGGTCAGTGAGCGAGATGCAGCTGATGCACAACCTGGGCGAGCACCGGCACGCGGTGGAGAGGCAGGACTGGCTGCAGATGAAGCTGCAGGACGTGCACAGCGCCCTGGAGGGCGCCCAGAGGCCCCGCAGCAAGGACGACGTGATGCTGGGCCGGCGGCTGCTCCCCGAGCACCTGCGGGCGGCCGTGCAGAAGAAATCCGTGGATCTGGACAAGGCTTACATGGATGTGCTCTTTAAAACCAAGCCGTAG